Proteins encoded within one genomic window of Anaerolineae bacterium:
- the clpB gene encoding ATP-dependent chaperone ClpB, whose product MRLDRFTEKAQEAILNAQDLAVEYRHSQVDPEHLLYALLRQERGVVPEIVRKIGQSPEDLAFKLEEELRRRPKIYGPAAQIGISQPLHQVLLLAQKEAQAMRDEYISTEHLLLALTDKVAGKVADLLALYGITKDSILRALATIRGTQRVTTPTPEDTYQALEKYGRDLTALARQGKLDPVIGRDEEIRRVIHILSRRTKNNPVLVGDPGVGKTAIVEGLAQRIARGDVPETLKDKRVVQLDMGALLAGAKYRGEFEERLKAVLKEIAESNGRIILFIDEIHTVVGAGRAEGAPMDAANLLKPMLARGELHCIGATTLDEYRKYIEKDAALERRFQPVYVDEPSVEETISILRGLKERYEVHHGVRIKDSALVAAAVLSHRYITDRFLPDKAIDLIDEAAAKLRMEIDSMPAELDEVERRIMQLEIERQALLKETDEASRKRLEKLEEELANLKEKASALRAQWQREKEAIQAIREIKERIERVKLEIEQAERRADLETAARLRYGDLIQLERDLKEREKRLAEIQKDQRLLKEEVDEEDIAEVVSRWTGIPVARLMEGELEKLLKMEERLHQRVVGQEEAVRAVANAVRRARAGLKDPNRPIGSFLFLGPTGVGKTELARALAEFLFDDENAMVRIDMSEYQEKHTVARLIGAPPGYVGYEEGGQLTEAVRRRPYSVILFDEIEKAHPEVFNLLLQLLDDGRLTDGQGHTVDFRNTVVIMTSNIGSHWIKELGPEAARDKVLKELDRHFRPEFLNRIDEIIIFHALTLDHLFQIVDIQMRRIKELLAQRKMDIELTDRARRFLAEKGYDPVFGARPLKRAIQRYLLDPLAQAILEGRFMEGDRLMVDAEGEKLVFHKIVEP is encoded by the coding sequence ATGAGGCTGGATAGGTTCACTGAAAAGGCTCAGGAAGCGATACTCAACGCCCAGGATCTGGCTGTTGAATATCGCCATAGCCAGGTAGACCCGGAACATCTTCTCTACGCTCTTCTCCGGCAGGAGAGGGGCGTGGTGCCGGAGATTGTGAGGAAAATAGGGCAATCTCCTGAGGACCTGGCTTTCAAACTGGAGGAGGAGCTGAGGCGGAGGCCCAAAATCTACGGCCCGGCCGCCCAGATTGGAATTTCCCAACCCCTGCATCAGGTTCTGCTTCTGGCCCAGAAGGAAGCCCAGGCCATGCGCGATGAATACATCTCCACCGAGCACCTGCTTCTGGCCCTCACTGATAAAGTCGCTGGCAAGGTTGCCGACCTTTTGGCCCTTTACGGCATAACGAAGGATTCAATCCTCAGAGCCCTGGCAACTATAAGGGGAACTCAGAGGGTTACCACTCCAACCCCCGAGGATACTTACCAGGCTCTCGAAAAGTATGGCCGTGACCTGACAGCTCTGGCCAGGCAGGGCAAGCTGGACCCCGTCATAGGCAGGGATGAGGAGATACGGCGGGTAATTCACATCCTTTCCCGACGCACCAAGAATAACCCTGTCCTGGTGGGGGATCCAGGGGTAGGAAAGACCGCTATTGTGGAAGGGCTTGCTCAACGCATTGCCAGGGGCGATGTTCCCGAGACCCTCAAAGATAAAAGGGTGGTCCAGCTGGACATGGGAGCCCTTCTGGCTGGAGCCAAATACAGAGGCGAATTTGAAGAGCGCCTGAAAGCTGTCCTCAAAGAGATAGCCGAGTCCAACGGGCGCATCATCCTCTTCATTGATGAAATTCACACCGTGGTAGGAGCTGGCAGGGCCGAAGGTGCCCCCATGGATGCTGCTAACCTCCTGAAACCCATGCTGGCCAGAGGAGAACTCCACTGCATCGGTGCCACGACTCTTGATGAATACCGCAAATACATTGAGAAAGATGCGGCCCTGGAGCGGCGTTTCCAGCCTGTGTATGTAGATGAGCCCTCGGTAGAAGAGACCATTTCCATCCTCAGGGGCCTGAAGGAGCGCTACGAAGTTCACCATGGCGTCCGAATAAAAGACAGCGCTCTGGTAGCAGCAGCCGTCCTCTCTCACCGTTATATAACCGACCGCTTCCTGCCCGATAAGGCCATTGACCTTATAGACGAAGCGGCTGCCAAGCTCCGGATGGAAATTGACAGCATGCCCGCAGAGTTGGACGAAGTAGAACGTAGGATAATGCAGCTTGAAATTGAGCGCCAGGCTCTCCTCAAAGAGACAGATGAAGCTTCTCGGAAGCGCCTGGAGAAACTGGAAGAAGAACTGGCCAACCTGAAGGAAAAAGCTTCGGCTCTCCGCGCCCAGTGGCAGCGGGAAAAAGAGGCCATTCAAGCTATAAGGGAAATAAAAGAACGCATTGAAAGAGTAAAGCTTGAAATTGAACAGGCCGAACGCCGGGCCGATCTGGAAACAGCTGCCCGCCTTCGCTACGGTGACCTCATCCAGCTGGAAAGGGACCTCAAGGAGAGGGAAAAGCGCCTGGCCGAAATCCAGAAAGACCAGCGCCTCCTCAAGGAGGAAGTGGATGAGGAAGACATCGCTGAAGTGGTTTCGCGCTGGACCGGCATACCCGTGGCCAGGCTCATGGAAGGCGAGCTGGAGAAGCTTTTGAAAATGGAGGAAAGGCTCCATCAGAGAGTGGTTGGTCAGGAAGAAGCGGTGCGAGCAGTGGCCAATGCTGTCCGGCGCGCCCGCGCTGGTCTTAAAGACCCCAACAGACCCATCGGTAGCTTCCTTTTCCTGGGGCCTACTGGGGTGGGCAAAACTGAGCTCGCCCGCGCCCTGGCGGAGTTCCTCTTTGACGATGAAAACGCCATGGTGCGGATAGACATGAGCGAGTATCAGGAGAAGCACACCGTTGCCAGGCTCATCGGCGCTCCTCCGGGCTATGTGGGATATGAGGAAGGGGGGCAACTCACCGAGGCTGTGCGCCGCAGACCTTACAGCGTCATCCTTTTCGATGAAATTGAAAAGGCCCATCCGGAGGTCTTCAACCTCCTCCTCCAGCTTCTGGACGACGGCCGCCTAACCGATGGCCAGGGTCACACTGTGGATTTCCGCAACACCGTAGTGATCATGACCTCCAACATAGGGAGCCATTGGATTAAGGAGCTGGGCCCTGAAGCTGCCAGAGATAAAGTCCTAAAGGAACTGGACCGCCACTTCCGGCCGGAATTTCTCAACCGGATTGATGAAATCATCATCTTCCATGCCCTCACTCTGGACCACCTTTTCCAGATTGTGGATATACAGATGCGCCGGATTAAAGAACTTTTGGCCCAGCGCAAGATGGACATAGAACTTACCGATAGAGCGCGGCGTTTCCTGGCCGAAAAGGGCTACGACCCCGTGTTTGGAGCCAGGCCTCTGAAAAGAGCCATCCAGCGTTACCTTCTGGACCCCCTGGCTCAGGCCATCCTGGAGGGCCGCTTTATGGAGGGCGACCGTTTAATGGTCGATGCGGAGGGGGAAAAGTTGGTTTTCCATAAAATTGTTGAACCCTGA
- a CDS encoding Ig-like domain-containing protein produces the protein MLKIFRFFSLLTLLSLAISGACAPKAPPEPPAVLSFSPAEGEEVKVDTPITITFNQPMDRSSVEKAFSITPQVKGNISWSKNTLIFRPEEGWARDTTYKVKVGVEARNTAGLPLYRPLEFSFLSVGYLEVSAVQPAPDSIDVEVNRSISLVFNRPIVPLSAIEEQKDLPQPLEIQPPVKGRGYWLNTSVFIFKPDPVFAPGTSYTVTVKAGLKDTSGNALEKDYSWSFTTEPFYVKSSGPTGHNVPLTAPITVTFNAPALRSSVEENFSLIDVEKGQKVSGSFRWEDDYTLIFTPARKLAYGTKYQVQIEKEAASALGGTLLSPFQWSFETVPYPAISYTRPHDGAKDADLWGITIYFNAPIDPKTLAGRYVITPTITDVYTWWNEFDNAFYLSVSLEPSTLYTVTIKKGVTDLYGSAIEEDYVFTFTTRALDPAVYFATAGDIIYDATEAKELYARVFYVNVSRLDFYLYQLDEEMFVNRYRVGEEGSESQFFSLKRASLINFWSQRVSPPLNKTEGITVPLRAKDGSPLPPGLYLLRVQTPETAEYGYVPKQYFALINAGLVLKYSSSGALVWVTDYKTAKPLPSVKVKLRTPEAFLGEGITGQDGVATIEFAEKLFDPWSNIVAFAYGEGIFGVVSNEWNAGLNPWEFGLSVSLEPKRYAAFLYTDRPIYRPGQVVHYKGVFRLDNDAAYELPPPVEKVFVRIYDAEGKLIQEEEKVLSPYGTISGDLTLGDEASLGQYRIEASIGGEVTESFFQVAEYRKPEFEVSLKTDKENYIHGENITVTISAIYYFGQPVKEARVYWSVMSQDYYFYHPDYPYYSFTDYEWGEERYGPYGENIASGEGKTDAQGLFSFTIPADISTKKLSQFFTIDVRVVDVDGREVASQAFVTVHRGEFYIGLSPRSWVGEAGKKQQVDIVTVKTPERDGLPASVNVVVSKHRWYSVQEEQEDGTFRWVTKVEDTPVLTTTVKLNERGQGVVEFIPDEGGTYKITAYVRDRLGNEIRSATYLWVSSREYVSWPRTQELKIDLIPDKKEYRPGDTARILIPSPYPKPVNALLTLERGRIMEHRVLTVTPGGFTVDIPLSEKHAPNVYVSVLLLRGEAGDESLELYRTGYLNLSVSPESKLLKVQITPDREKAGPGEVVNFEVRVTDPRGRGVETELSLALVDKAVLALAAKPPSLIQSFWQERPVGVHTSASLAVAAERLLPPRGKGGGGGPGEFALIRREFLDTAYWVASLQTDSNGYARIKVKLPDNLTTWRMDAKGVTTSELMGESQKDIVVSKDLLIRPLLPRFFTTGDQAEIGATVHNNTSQSLEVKVSLEATGLEVQGNSSSTVSIPPYDKALIRWKVKVPGVGKAVVTMRASGGQFSDAVEMTLPVHHYSTPEVVSTAGVLEEDGERIELIRLPQVMDTALSKLVVKLEPSLAAAIQGGLTYLEHFPYECIEQIVSKFLPNVFTYRALKELGIEDEELKAKLAQMVGVGLQRIYARQNYDGGWGWWGFDSSSLNLTSYVLLGLVEARDAGFVVDQKVMKRAALFIKENLYVANEHESARADIQAFALYVLARYGEGDVSRCMALYRERKNVGLGHYGKAFLAMALHILSPAETLPIDTLLDEILGQAIMDATGAHWEEVENPYWAMNTDTRSTSIVLSAFSRIKPAHPLLPNVVRWLMAARKEDRWASTYETAWAIMGLTDYMKATGELKASYRYLLRLNGQEIASGEVSPEKIRQVFEKEIPAAQLRAEGFNNLTLRRSPPQGQEKGTGRLYYSAFLRYFVPVEKVEELNRGIVIQRRYTDPSCQKEICPSITRAEVGQLIKVNLTIVAPRYLTHLVVEDPIPAGVEIVDTSLKTVSILYQTEGALRREGNSEPIWWWYPTHADRRDEKLVLFATYLGPGTYEYSYLIKAGLPGEFKVLPAVAYEMYFPHVFGRTGGTIFTIR, from the coding sequence ATGCTCAAAATTTTCAGGTTTTTTTCTTTATTAACCCTACTCTCTCTGGCCATAAGCGGGGCGTGTGCCCCAAAGGCCCCACCAGAGCCACCCGCCGTCCTCTCTTTCTCCCCAGCCGAAGGGGAAGAGGTAAAAGTGGATACACCTATCACCATAACCTTTAACCAGCCGATGGACAGAAGTTCGGTGGAAAAAGCTTTTTCTATAACCCCACAGGTCAAAGGCAACATATCCTGGAGCAAGAATACCCTGATTTTCCGTCCTGAAGAGGGATGGGCCAGGGATACCACCTACAAGGTTAAGGTCGGGGTGGAAGCCAGAAACACTGCCGGTTTACCCCTTTACCGGCCTCTGGAGTTTTCTTTTCTATCGGTCGGTTACCTTGAGGTCTCAGCCGTTCAGCCCGCTCCCGATTCCATAGATGTGGAGGTTAACCGCTCTATTTCCCTGGTCTTCAACCGGCCCATAGTCCCCCTCAGCGCCATAGAGGAGCAAAAGGACCTCCCTCAGCCCCTGGAAATCCAGCCCCCAGTGAAAGGAAGAGGTTACTGGCTCAATACCTCAGTATTTATTTTCAAGCCAGATCCAGTTTTCGCTCCAGGAACTTCTTATACTGTTACAGTGAAAGCTGGTCTCAAGGATACTTCAGGCAATGCCCTGGAAAAAGATTACTCCTGGAGTTTCACCACGGAGCCTTTCTATGTCAAAAGTTCAGGCCCCACAGGTCACAATGTTCCTCTAACGGCGCCAATAACGGTAACCTTTAACGCTCCGGCCCTGCGCTCATCGGTGGAGGAGAATTTTTCGCTGATAGATGTGGAAAAGGGGCAGAAGGTGTCAGGTTCTTTCCGCTGGGAAGATGATTATACCCTCATCTTTACCCCAGCCCGCAAACTGGCATACGGAACAAAATACCAGGTCCAGATTGAGAAAGAGGCTGCCTCAGCCTTAGGGGGAACCCTTTTATCCCCATTCCAGTGGTCCTTTGAGACCGTCCCCTATCCCGCTATTTCCTATACCCGTCCGCACGATGGAGCGAAGGATGCTGATCTCTGGGGCATCACTATCTACTTTAATGCGCCTATAGACCCTAAAACCCTGGCTGGAAGGTATGTCATAACCCCTACCATTACCGATGTCTATACCTGGTGGAACGAATTTGACAATGCTTTCTACTTAAGTGTTAGCCTGGAGCCGTCAACCCTCTACACTGTTACCATCAAGAAGGGCGTAACGGACCTATATGGCAGTGCTATAGAGGAAGATTACGTTTTCACTTTCACTACGAGAGCCCTCGACCCGGCTGTCTATTTTGCCACAGCTGGCGATATCATCTACGATGCCACTGAGGCTAAAGAGCTTTACGCCAGGGTTTTCTACGTGAATGTTTCTCGCCTTGATTTCTACCTTTATCAATTGGACGAGGAAATGTTTGTAAACCGCTATCGGGTGGGTGAAGAGGGGTCTGAAAGCCAGTTTTTCTCACTGAAGCGGGCTTCTCTCATCAATTTCTGGTCTCAGCGGGTTTCGCCTCCCCTCAATAAGACTGAAGGAATAACTGTTCCTCTCAGGGCAAAAGATGGTTCCCCTCTTCCCCCTGGCCTTTACCTGCTCAGGGTCCAGACCCCCGAAACAGCGGAATATGGATACGTCCCCAAGCAGTATTTCGCTCTGATCAATGCCGGTCTTGTGCTCAAATATTCCTCATCCGGTGCCTTAGTATGGGTTACGGACTATAAAACGGCCAAGCCTCTACCTTCAGTCAAGGTTAAACTCAGGACACCCGAGGCTTTCCTCGGTGAAGGAATCACTGGCCAGGATGGGGTCGCCACGATAGAGTTTGCTGAAAAGTTGTTTGATCCCTGGAGTAATATCGTCGCTTTCGCCTATGGCGAGGGGATTTTCGGGGTAGTTTCCAATGAGTGGAATGCGGGCCTCAACCCGTGGGAGTTCGGTTTAAGTGTCTCCCTGGAACCGAAGCGATACGCTGCCTTCCTTTATACCGATCGCCCGATTTACAGGCCAGGTCAAGTGGTGCATTACAAAGGAGTGTTCAGGTTGGATAACGATGCTGCCTACGAGCTTCCGCCTCCCGTAGAAAAGGTCTTTGTGAGGATTTACGATGCTGAAGGGAAGCTTATCCAGGAAGAGGAAAAGGTTCTGAGCCCTTACGGCACTATAAGCGGCGATCTCACTCTCGGGGATGAAGCCTCCCTGGGCCAATACCGGATTGAGGCTTCCATCGGGGGGGAAGTGACCGAGAGCTTCTTCCAGGTTGCTGAGTACCGCAAGCCTGAGTTTGAGGTTTCCCTCAAGACCGACAAGGAAAACTACATACACGGCGAAAACATCACTGTCACTATCTCAGCCATTTACTACTTCGGTCAGCCGGTCAAGGAAGCCCGGGTCTACTGGTCTGTTATGAGCCAGGACTATTACTTCTATCACCCCGATTACCCCTATTACAGTTTCACCGATTACGAGTGGGGAGAGGAAAGGTATGGCCCCTATGGGGAAAACATAGCCTCGGGCGAGGGGAAGACCGATGCGCAGGGGCTGTTTTCCTTCACCATCCCGGCCGATATATCTACCAAAAAGCTCTCTCAGTTCTTCACCATTGATGTAAGGGTGGTGGATGTGGACGGCAGAGAAGTGGCTTCTCAAGCCTTCGTAACCGTTCACAGGGGCGAGTTTTACATTGGCCTTTCCCCACGCTCCTGGGTTGGAGAAGCTGGGAAGAAGCAGCAGGTGGACATTGTAACGGTGAAAACGCCTGAAAGGGATGGCCTGCCTGCCTCTGTAAATGTGGTAGTCTCCAAACATCGCTGGTACAGCGTTCAGGAAGAACAGGAGGACGGAACCTTCCGCTGGGTCACCAAAGTTGAAGACACTCCGGTGCTCACCACCACGGTTAAACTGAACGAGAGGGGCCAAGGAGTGGTGGAGTTTATCCCGGATGAAGGTGGAACTTACAAAATCACTGCTTACGTAAGAGACCGTCTGGGGAATGAGATCCGCTCTGCCACCTACCTATGGGTAAGCTCTCGTGAATACGTAAGCTGGCCACGGACGCAGGAGCTGAAGATAGACCTTATTCCAGATAAAAAGGAATATCGGCCTGGCGATACCGCCCGTATTCTCATCCCTTCTCCTTATCCAAAACCAGTAAATGCTCTCCTCACGCTGGAAAGAGGAAGGATAATGGAGCACAGAGTTCTCACCGTGACCCCAGGTGGTTTCACTGTTGATATTCCTCTGAGCGAAAAACACGCTCCCAACGTTTATGTTTCGGTGCTCCTGTTGCGAGGCGAAGCCGGAGATGAAAGCCTTGAACTTTACCGCACCGGTTACCTTAACCTTTCGGTCTCGCCCGAAAGCAAGCTTCTCAAGGTCCAGATAACACCCGACCGCGAGAAGGCGGGGCCTGGGGAGGTGGTGAACTTCGAGGTGAGGGTAACCGATCCCCGGGGTAGGGGCGTTGAAACTGAGCTTTCCCTGGCTTTAGTGGACAAAGCGGTCTTAGCTTTGGCAGCGAAACCGCCTTCTTTGATCCAGAGTTTCTGGCAGGAGAGGCCTGTGGGGGTGCATACAAGCGCGAGCCTTGCCGTTGCTGCTGAACGCCTCTTGCCTCCCAGGGGCAAAGGTGGGGGAGGCGGGCCTGGGGAGTTCGCCCTCATCCGCCGCGAGTTTCTTGATACCGCTTATTGGGTCGCTTCCCTCCAGACTGACTCCAACGGTTATGCCCGCATCAAGGTCAAGCTTCCCGATAACCTTACCACTTGGCGGATGGATGCTAAAGGAGTAACCACCAGCGAGCTCATGGGAGAAAGCCAGAAAGACATAGTCGTTTCCAAGGATCTCCTCATCAGGCCTCTTCTTCCTCGTTTCTTTACCACAGGAGACCAGGCCGAAATCGGGGCCACGGTCCACAACAACACCTCTCAATCCCTGGAGGTTAAGGTATCCTTGGAGGCCACAGGCCTGGAGGTTCAGGGTAATTCTTCCTCCACTGTGTCCATCCCGCCCTATGACAAAGCTCTGATCCGGTGGAAGGTTAAAGTTCCCGGAGTGGGAAAGGCTGTGGTCACCATGCGGGCTTCCGGAGGCCAGTTCTCCGACGCAGTGGAGATGACTCTCCCCGTTCACCATTACTCCACCCCCGAAGTGGTTTCCACCGCCGGCGTTCTGGAAGAGGACGGAGAAAGGATTGAGCTCATCCGTCTTCCTCAAGTCATGGATACAGCCTTGAGCAAGCTTGTGGTTAAGCTTGAACCTTCCCTGGCAGCAGCCATACAGGGAGGCCTTACTTATCTTGAGCATTTCCCCTACGAATGTATAGAGCAAATAGTCTCCAAATTCCTGCCCAACGTCTTCACCTACAGAGCTCTCAAAGAACTCGGCATAGAGGATGAAGAGCTCAAGGCTAAGCTTGCCCAGATGGTGGGAGTGGGGCTTCAGAGGATCTATGCGCGCCAGAATTACGATGGCGGTTGGGGATGGTGGGGATTCGATAGTAGCAGTCTGAACCTAACCTCTTACGTCCTTTTAGGCCTTGTAGAGGCCAGGGATGCTGGCTTCGTCGTGGATCAGAAAGTGATGAAGAGGGCAGCTCTTTTCATCAAGGAGAACCTCTACGTTGCTAACGAGCATGAGTCTGCCAGAGCCGATATCCAGGCCTTTGCCCTTTACGTATTAGCCCGTTATGGCGAGGGGGACGTGAGCCGCTGTATGGCTCTATATCGGGAAAGGAAGAACGTGGGGTTAGGCCATTACGGGAAAGCTTTCCTGGCGATGGCTCTCCACATCCTGTCCCCAGCAGAAACCCTACCTATTGATACTTTGCTTGATGAAATCCTTGGGCAGGCTATCATGGATGCGACCGGTGCTCACTGGGAAGAAGTTGAGAATCCTTACTGGGCTATGAACACTGATACCCGATCTACCTCTATAGTCCTTTCAGCTTTCTCTCGGATAAAGCCTGCTCACCCATTGCTTCCCAATGTGGTCCGCTGGCTTATGGCTGCCCGCAAGGAGGACCGATGGGCCTCCACTTATGAGACCGCCTGGGCCATCATGGGCCTTACCGACTATATGAAAGCCACAGGAGAACTTAAAGCTTCTTATCGTTACCTCCTGCGCCTCAATGGGCAAGAGATAGCTTCGGGCGAGGTTTCCCCGGAGAAAATCCGGCAAGTCTTTGAGAAGGAAATACCGGCCGCCCAGCTCAGGGCCGAAGGCTTCAATAATCTGACTTTGAGGCGATCACCCCCTCAGGGGCAGGAGAAAGGCACCGGACGCCTTTACTACTCTGCTTTCCTGCGTTATTTCGTCCCGGTTGAGAAGGTGGAGGAACTCAACCGCGGCATTGTGATCCAGCGCCGCTATACCGACCCCTCTTGCCAGAAAGAAATTTGCCCTTCCATCACCAGGGCTGAGGTCGGGCAACTCATCAAGGTTAACCTGACCATCGTGGCTCCCCGGTATTTGACTCACCTTGTGGTGGAAGACCCAATCCCTGCTGGTGTTGAAATAGTGGACACAAGCCTCAAGACAGTTTCAATCCTCTACCAGACAGAGGGAGCACTCAGGCGAGAAGGGAATTCCGAACCTATATGGTGGTGGTATCCAACCCACGCTGATAGGCGGGATGAGAAGCTGGTGCTGTTTGCCACTTACCTCGGCCCTGGCACCTACGAATACTCTTACCTTATAAAAGCCGGACTGCCCGGTGAGTTCAAGGTCCTCCCGGCGGTGGCTTACGAGATGTATTTCCCTCACGTCTTCGGCCGGACCGGTGGTACGATTTTCACGATTAGATAA
- a CDS encoding TIM barrel protein: protein MTELLFGTAGVPLSTPKPPSSEKGVKRIKELGLGCMELEFVQRVSMGEEAARLVRATASSLGVILSVHAPYYINLNSPEREKLEASKKRLLAAARVGWLCGARNVVFHPAFYHNDSPREVMKKVREQILEVREILNSEGVEVVLRPETTGKPSQFGSLEEIISLSKEISGLAPCIDFAHLHARSGGKLNSHREFASVLKFIRDELGPEALADMHIHISGIDYGPKGEKEHLNLKESDFRYEELLQALIDYGVKGLVICESPNLEEDALLLQRTWESLRQV from the coding sequence ATGACCGAATTGCTGTTTGGGACAGCCGGAGTTCCTCTGAGTACTCCCAAACCTCCTTCCAGCGAGAAAGGTGTGAAGAGGATAAAGGAGCTCGGACTTGGATGTATGGAGCTGGAATTTGTCCAGCGGGTGAGTATGGGGGAAGAGGCAGCCAGGCTGGTGAGAGCCACTGCTTCCTCTCTCGGGGTTATTCTGAGCGTTCATGCCCCCTACTACATTAATCTTAACTCTCCTGAGAGGGAAAAACTTGAAGCCAGCAAGAAGAGGCTTTTAGCTGCTGCCAGGGTTGGATGGCTATGTGGTGCCCGCAACGTTGTCTTTCATCCTGCTTTTTATCATAACGATAGCCCCCGCGAGGTGATGAAAAAGGTCCGGGAGCAGATTTTGGAGGTGAGGGAAATTTTGAATTCGGAAGGGGTTGAAGTGGTGCTTCGGCCTGAGACTACGGGGAAACCTTCTCAGTTTGGCTCTTTAGAGGAAATTATATCCCTTAGCAAAGAAATATCTGGGTTAGCTCCCTGCATTGATTTCGCTCATCTCCATGCCCGCTCAGGTGGTAAACTCAATTCCCACAGGGAATTTGCCTCGGTCCTCAAATTCATAAGGGATGAACTTGGCCCAGAAGCTTTAGCGGATATGCATATCCATATTTCGGGGATTGACTATGGCCCCAAGGGGGAGAAGGAGCATCTCAACCTTAAAGAATCGGATTTCCGGTATGAGGAGTTGCTCCAAGCCCTTATAGACTACGGGGTTAAAGGCCTTGTTATCTGCGAAAGTCCGAACCTTGAGGAGGATGCGCTTCTTTTGCAGAGGACGTGGGAAAGTCTTCGCCAGGTTTGA
- the ybeY gene encoding rRNA maturation RNase YbeY, which translates to MAKVEVLPGELPPPLRKKDLKKLAQAAAFVLRHEGKDKGKLTILITGDEEIARLNARFKGVDEPTDVLAFYTEGESEFVTAPEAKDYLGDVVISWQRAEEQARELGHSFMEELITLVIHGVLHLLGYRDDDEGERVKMWARQEAIREIFTEEKL; encoded by the coding sequence ATGGCAAAGGTTGAAGTACTTCCAGGAGAGCTCCCTCCTCCTCTAAGGAAAAAAGATTTAAAGAAGCTCGCCCAGGCTGCTGCCTTCGTCCTCCGCCATGAAGGGAAGGATAAAGGTAAGCTCACTATCCTGATAACCGGAGATGAAGAAATAGCTCGCCTCAATGCCCGTTTCAAGGGAGTAGATGAGCCCACCGATGTGCTGGCATTTTACACTGAAGGGGAAAGCGAGTTCGTTACGGCTCCGGAAGCTAAGGATTATCTGGGGGATGTTGTAATATCCTGGCAGAGGGCCGAAGAACAGGCAAGGGAGCTGGGCCATTCTTTTATGGAGGAGTTGATAACTCTGGTGATCCACGGCGTGCTTCACCTCCTGGGCTACAGGGATGACGATGAAGGAGAAAGGGTAAAGATGTGGGCCAGACAGGAGGCGATAAGAGAAATATTTACGGAGGAAAAGCTATGA